A single region of the Serinus canaria isolate serCan28SL12 chromosome 1, serCan2020, whole genome shotgun sequence genome encodes:
- the SFT2D2 gene encoding vesicle transport protein SFT2B produces the protein MDKLKRVLSGRDAEEPSGLPEVIDATSLGWGTRVKGFIACFAIGCLCSILGSCLLWIPKKGLVLFAVFYTLGNIASIGSTMFLMGPMKQLKRMFEPTRLIATIVMLLCLILTLCSAFWWRKAGLALLFCILQFFAMAWYSISFIPYARDAVKKCVSVCLS, from the exons ATGGACAAGCTGAAGCGGGTGCTGAGCGGCCGCGACGCGGAGGAGCCAAGCGGCCTGCCCGAG GTTATCGATGCGACTTCCTTAGGGTGGGGCACCCGAGTGAAAGGTTTCATTGCGTGTTTTGCGATCGGATGCCTGTGCTCGATCTTG GGTAGTTGTCTGCTATGGATACCAAAGAAAGGGCTGGTactctttgctgtgttttataCCCTGGGGAATATTGCATCCATTGGGAG CACCATGTTTCTTATGGGACCAATGAAACAATTGAAGCGGATGTTTGAGCCTACACGTTTGATTGCTACAATTGTTATGCTA tTGTGCCTCATACTAACACTGTGTTCCGCTTTCTGG tGGCGTAAGGCAGGACTCGCGCTGCTTTTCTGCATCTTACAGTTTTTTGCCATGGCATG GTACAGCATTTCCTTCATACCATATGCAAG GGATGCTGTGAAGAAATGTGTTTCAGTCTGTCTGTCCTAA